A stretch of Xenopus laevis strain J_2021 chromosome 8S, Xenopus_laevis_v10.1, whole genome shotgun sequence DNA encodes these proteins:
- the pfkfb1.S gene encoding 6-phosphofructo-2-kinase/fructose-2,6-biphosphatase 1 S homeolog (The RefSeq protein has 2 substitutions compared to this genomic sequence) — protein sequence MAEILRELKQTRLQKIWIPHQCERLQQRRGSSIPQFTNSPTMIIMVGLPARGKTYISKKLTRYLNWIGIPTKVFNVGQYRREVVQTYKSYEFFHPDNQEAMKIRKHCALSALRDVNKYLTQEEGQVAVFDATNTTRERRSLILQFAKERPFKAFFIESICDDPDIIAENIMEVKLSSPDYKDCDREKVVEDFLKRIGCYNMNYQPLHDDFDSSLSYIKIFNVGRRYLVNRVQDHIQSRAVYYLMSIHVAPRSIYLCRHGESKLNLLGRIGGDSGLSTHGKQFAHALGNFVKSPQITDLKVWTSHMKRTIQTAEALGVPYEQWKALNEIDAGVCEEMTYEEIQENFPEEFALRDQDKYRYRYPKGESYEDLVQRLEPVIMELEQQENVLVICHQAVMRCLLAYFLDKSAEELPYLKCPLHTVLKLTPVAYGCKVESIYLNIEAVNTHRVKPSNVEVSREPDEALDTVPEHF from the exons CCTCCATACCTCAGTTCACCAATTCTCCTACCATGATCATCATGGTGGGACTTCCTGCTCGCGGAAAGACTTACATCTCCAAGAAACTCACCCGCTACCTCAACTGGATTGGGATCCCAACAAAAG TATTTAACGTGGGGCAGTATCGGCGAGAGGTTGTGCAGACCTACAAGAGCTATGAGTTTTTCCACCCGGATAACCAGGAAGCAATGAAGATACGGAA ACATTGTGCGCTCAGTGCGCTGAGGGACGTCGACAAATATCTAACTCAAGAAGAGGGTCAGGTGGCG GTGTTTGATGCAACAAATACCACGAGGGAGCGGCGGTCCCTGATCCTTCAGTTTGCCAAGGAGCGACCCTTCAAG GCATTTTTTATTGAATCGATTTGTGACGACCCAGATATAATCGCTGAAAATATCATG GAAGTGAAGCTTTCCAGCCCAGATTACAAGGACTGCGACAGAGAGAAAGTGGTGGAGGATTTCCTAAAAAGAATTGGCTGCTATAACATGAATTATCAGCCTCTGCATGATGACTTCGATAG CTCCTTGTCCTACATCAAAATCTTTAATGTTGGGCGTCGGTACCTGGTAAACAGGGTTCAAGATCACATACAGAGCCGTGCAGTGTACTACCTAATGAGTATCCACGTCGCCCCCCGTTCCATCTATCTTTGCCGGCATGGAGAGAGCAAGCTTAACCTTTTGGGGCGGATCGGTGGTGATTCGGGGCTGTCCACACATGGCAAACAG TTTGCTCACGCCCTGGGCAACTTTGTGAAGTCACCGCAAATTACGGACCTCAAGGTGTGGACAAGTCATATGAAACGCACCATCCAGACTGCAGAAGCTCTAGGGGTTCCCTACGAGCAGTGGAAGGCTCTGAATGAGATTGATGCT GGGGTGTGTGAGGAAATGACGTATGAGGAGATACAAGAGAACTTCCCGGAGGAGTTTGCCCTGAGAGACCAGGACAAGTATCGGTACAGATACCCCAAAGGAGAG TCCTATGAGGACCTTGTACAGAGGTTGGAACCAGTCATAATGGAGCTGGAGCGGCAGGAGAATGTGCTGGTCATCTGTCATCAAGCGGTCATGCGTTGCCTGCTGGCCTACTTCCTGGATAAGAGCGCAG AGGAACTTCCATACCTGAAATGCCCCCTCCATACAGTGCTGAAACTGACCCCTGTGGCGTATG GTTGTAAAGTAGAATCCATTTATCTGAATATAGAGGCAGTGAACACTCACCGGGTAAAGCCATCT AATGTAGAGGTTTCCCGTGAGCCAGATGAAGCTTTGGACACTGtacctgaacatttttaa
- the pfkfb1.S gene encoding 6-phosphofructo-2-kinase/fructose-2,6-biphosphatase 1 S homeolog isoform X1, translating to MQRNNRMKEDKPSKIPASIPQFTNSPTMIIMVGLPARGKTYISKKLTRYLNWIGIPTKVFNVGQYRREVVQTYKSYEFFHPDNQEAMKIRKHCALSALRDVDKYLTQEEGQVAVFDATNTTRERRSLILQFAKERPFKAFFIESICDDPDIIAENIMEVKLSSPDYKDCDREKVVEDFLKRIGCYNMNYQPLHDDFDSSLSYIKIFNVGRRYLVNRVQDHIQSRAVYYLMSIHVAPRSIYLCRHGESKLNLLGRIGGDSGLSTHGKQFAHALGNFVKSPQITDLKVWTSHMKRTIQTAEALGVPYEQWKALNEIDAGVCEEMTYEEIQENFPEEFALRDQDKYRYRYPKGESYEDLVQRLEPVIMELERQENVLVICHQAVMRCLLAYFLDKSAEELPYLKCPLHTVLKLTPVAYGCKVESIYLNIEAVNTHRVKPSNVEVSREPDEALDTVPEHF from the exons CCTCCATACCTCAGTTCACCAATTCTCCTACCATGATCATCATGGTGGGACTTCCTGCTCGCGGAAAGACTTACATCTCCAAGAAACTCACCCGCTACCTCAACTGGATTGGGATCCCAACAAAAG TATTTAACGTGGGGCAGTATCGGCGAGAGGTTGTGCAGACCTACAAGAGCTATGAGTTTTTCCACCCGGATAACCAGGAAGCAATGAAGATACGGAA ACATTGTGCGCTCAGTGCGCTGAGGGACGTCGACAAATATCTAACTCAAGAAGAGGGTCAGGTGGCG GTGTTTGATGCAACAAATACCACGAGGGAGCGGCGGTCCCTGATCCTTCAGTTTGCCAAGGAGCGACCCTTCAAG GCATTTTTTATTGAATCGATTTGTGACGACCCAGATATAATCGCTGAAAATATCATG GAAGTGAAGCTTTCCAGCCCAGATTACAAGGACTGCGACAGAGAGAAAGTGGTGGAGGATTTCCTAAAAAGAATTGGCTGCTATAACATGAATTATCAGCCTCTGCATGATGACTTCGATAG CTCCTTGTCCTACATCAAAATCTTTAATGTTGGGCGTCGGTACCTGGTAAACAGGGTTCAAGATCACATACAGAGCCGTGCAGTGTACTACCTAATGAGTATCCACGTCGCCCCCCGTTCCATCTATCTTTGCCGGCATGGAGAGAGCAAGCTTAACCTTTTGGGGCGGATCGGTGGTGATTCGGGGCTGTCCACACATGGCAAACAG TTTGCTCACGCCCTGGGCAACTTTGTGAAGTCACCGCAAATTACGGACCTCAAGGTGTGGACAAGTCATATGAAACGCACCATCCAGACTGCAGAAGCTCTAGGGGTTCCCTACGAGCAGTGGAAGGCTCTGAATGAGATTGATGCT GGGGTGTGTGAGGAAATGACGTATGAGGAGATACAAGAGAACTTCCCGGAGGAGTTTGCCCTGAGAGACCAGGACAAGTATCGGTACAGATACCCCAAAGGAGAG TCCTATGAGGACCTTGTACAGAGGTTGGAACCAGTCATAATGGAGCTGGAGCGGCAGGAGAATGTGCTGGTCATCTGTCATCAAGCGGTCATGCGTTGCCTGCTGGCCTACTTCCTGGATAAGAGCGCAG AGGAACTTCCATACCTGAAATGCCCCCTCCATACAGTGCTGAAACTGACCCCTGTGGCGTATG GTTGTAAAGTAGAATCCATTTATCTGAATATAGAGGCAGTGAACACTCACCGGGTAAAGCCATCT AATGTAGAGGTTTCCCGTGAGCCAGATGAAGCTTTGGACACTGtacctgaacatttttaa
- the pfkfb1.S gene encoding 6-phosphofructo-2-kinase/fructose-2,6-biphosphatase 1 S homeolog isoform X2 codes for MSIHVAPRSIYLCRHGESKLNLLGRIGGDSGLSTHGKQFAHALGNFVKSPQITDLKVWTSHMKRTIQTAEALGVPYEQWKALNEIDAGVCEEMTYEEIQENFPEEFALRDQDKYRYRYPKGESYEDLVQRLEPVIMELERQENVLVICHQAVMRCLLAYFLDKSAEELPYLKCPLHTVLKLTPVAYGCKVESIYLNIEAVNTHRVKPSNVEVSREPDEALDTVPEHF; via the exons ATGAGTATCCACGTCGCCCCCCGTTCCATCTATCTTTGCCGGCATGGAGAGAGCAAGCTTAACCTTTTGGGGCGGATCGGTGGTGATTCGGGGCTGTCCACACATGGCAAACAG TTTGCTCACGCCCTGGGCAACTTTGTGAAGTCACCGCAAATTACGGACCTCAAGGTGTGGACAAGTCATATGAAACGCACCATCCAGACTGCAGAAGCTCTAGGGGTTCCCTACGAGCAGTGGAAGGCTCTGAATGAGATTGATGCT GGGGTGTGTGAGGAAATGACGTATGAGGAGATACAAGAGAACTTCCCGGAGGAGTTTGCCCTGAGAGACCAGGACAAGTATCGGTACAGATACCCCAAAGGAGAG TCCTATGAGGACCTTGTACAGAGGTTGGAACCAGTCATAATGGAGCTGGAGCGGCAGGAGAATGTGCTGGTCATCTGTCATCAAGCGGTCATGCGTTGCCTGCTGGCCTACTTCCTGGATAAGAGCGCAG AGGAACTTCCATACCTGAAATGCCCCCTCCATACAGTGCTGAAACTGACCCCTGTGGCGTATG GTTGTAAAGTAGAATCCATTTATCTGAATATAGAGGCAGTGAACACTCACCGGGTAAAGCCATCT AATGTAGAGGTTTCCCGTGAGCCAGATGAAGCTTTGGACACTGtacctgaacatttttaa